The following DNA comes from Vespa velutina chromosome 11, iVesVel2.1, whole genome shotgun sequence.
caagaaattgtttattttaattagaaatccAATTGAAAAAGACAATTTAATGTTAAACATTCTGATATCCTTTCTTACCTGATACTATATTTTTAgtatcatactttttttttttttttttttttctaataaaaccTCTTTAAATGAATCTCTTTACGTATCTATTGATGCAATAACAATACATGTATACGGATACGTACCcacgataaatataaactgAATATTTAGAAACAATTGAATACAATGAAATCGGTAATCGACGCGTTCGTTTTAGCTCTTTTAAGACGGTGATAAAGCGCCAGATTATCAATGATGTTCTAGTGTAAGAGACTGAATATGCAGCGACATCTAGTTGgatatcaattttttccaAAGTATACAAGGCACTGACtcgtcgatatatatatatatatatatatataggaaccCCCCACATATCACTCCGTAGGTCgtgtatttaaatttttttttcggataGAAATAGCCTTTAAATTAAGAGCCATTTCTTAAAATAGTTGTAAATAACCATTGgaattaaattaagaaaaatctgTATTGAATGTCGATTGTGAACTTGAAACATTCctctatatatattgtacatccATAAATATCCCTTAAACTTATAATATAGGTTAGATTTAGagttcaaaaagaaattattttatcttccgagtaaagttttatttttcttctcgcataataagaagaaaatgaaaatataaagttattttatacAGTGTAAGaaacagataaatatatttggtAAATCTTTCAGattttttctacaaaaaaagaaaaaaatatcagtgCGCGGGAAACATGCAGTTTATGGATatctaaaacaaaagaaagaaaattaaaaattaacataatttcttatttcagATTATTTTCTCATCTCTATTGTTCGATTTGAAAcagttttaaattaaaattttaataattaactataggacaaaaaatgtaaatcatgatttaaaaattatgttacAAATTCATACTTTTCTGGTGCCATAAATCTCTTGTAACTATTGTTATTGGCTGAAAAACTGACCACCAAGAAACACCAAGTGTGTGTCATCTACTACATTGactcattatattataaatggtTTCAATTCATATCTAAGATGTGTTGGATGTAAAACAATGAACAATGTTGTTATATACCTTAATCGGAGGTTATGTATTAACATCGAtgatactttttaaatatccaAGATTgcttcataaaaagaaaaaaataaaattcaattgtcATCATATTAGTCATAGAGGCGGTACGttctatttacttatttacattctcttttaaattaatattaggaTGAGTATTACAATACtgcattttaatatcattctaAAACTTTTAGGAGCAggagaaaattatgaaaatacaaTGTCCGCATTTCGACGGttagttttaatatattctttcaagGTTATGTTTATATGTGAAATAAATGTCATATAACGTGGTAGTTAAATGAACGTATGATGTTATATAATTGTTGccaattttaattcaatctgaattcaaattgaaaaatgattgaatCATTTCTGgttagatatattaataaattaatatatctaattgcAGAGCAGTGGCTATTGGTACTGAAATGCTAGAATTAGATTGTCATCTTACTAAAGATGGTAAAGTGGTTGTGTCGCATGATCAAAATCTATTACGTAGTACTGGTACCAATAAAAACATCTccgaattaaattataaagagCTACCACCATTAAAACCACGTCTTCCAATTGATTTTGATCCAGGTATTTTGCTTATTCTTCTAAGAATATTAATAgctttgaatgaaattatttaaaaatagtaGTTCACAGACATGGAATTTATCGGTTCTGCAAATGAAGATGAAAGGCGTTTTCCTTTATTAAGAGAAGTATTTGAGGCATTTCCAAATATTCCTATTAATATCGACATTAAGATAAACAATGATGAACTTATAAAGCAAGTTTCTGATTTGATTATAGAATTTAAACGAGAGGAATATACAGTTTGGGGTAATTTTAGTGATGAAATTACACGTAAATGTTACAAAATGgtaagtaattatattaatatttttatattatcagtTTAGAAATaggtattttttaatatttattaatatttcattgtagAATCCAAATGtgaatctattattttctatgcgACGTGTTacaatgttattatttctgaTGTATACTGGATTGTTACCATTTGTACCATTAAAAGAGAcacatttagaaatatttttaccttCTATTTACTTACGGTAAgttaatgttatattaaattaatataaaatatatacaatacttcTAGAAAAACACTTTTATGTTCTTAAGACGGAAGAATAGATCAAATCCAACGATCTTATCATTAGAAAAACTAGTTGTACGCACTATCAATGTACTCTTAATGAGACCATGTTTATTTACACATTTAAGAGCACGTGGAATACATGTAAGTAGAGTTgatcaaattatattaatttaatattacaattacatATTTTGACGTGATTACTCCATAATGAA
Coding sequences within:
- the LOC124952863 gene encoding lysophospholipase D GDPD1-like isoform X2 is translated as MLLYTLIGGYVLTSMILFKYPRLLHKKKKIKFNCHHISHRGGAGENYENTMSAFRRAVAIGTEMLELDCHLTKDGKVVVSHDQNLLRSTGTNKNISELNYKELPPLKPRLPIDFDPDMEFIGSANEDERRFPLLREVFEAFPNIPINIDIKINNDELIKQVSDLIIEFKREEYTVWGNFSDEITRKCYKMNPNVNLLFSMRRVTMLLFLMYTGLLPFVPLKETHLEIFLPSIYLRRKNRSNPTILSLEKLVVRTINVLLMRPCLFTHLRARGIHMKNLRKLLILEQQE
- the LOC124952863 gene encoding lysophospholipase D GDPD1-like isoform X3, which produces MLLYTLIGGYVLTSMILFKYPRLLHKKKKIKFNCHHISHRGGAGENYENTMSAFRRAVAIGTEMLELDCHLTKDGKVVVSHDQNLLRSTGTNKNISELNYKELPPLKPRLPIDFDPEFKREEYTVWGNFSDEITRKCYKMNPNVNLLFSMRRVTMLLFLMYTGLLPFVPLKETHLEIFLPSIYLRRKNRSNPTILSLEKLVVRTINVLLMRPCLFTHLRARGIHVYFWVLNKDEEFKKAFDLGATGVMTDYPTRLKLFLENYALE
- the LOC124952863 gene encoding lysophospholipase D GDPD1-like isoform X1, with the translated sequence MLLYTLIGGYVLTSMILFKYPRLLHKKKKIKFNCHHISHRGGAGENYENTMSAFRRAVAIGTEMLELDCHLTKDGKVVVSHDQNLLRSTGTNKNISELNYKELPPLKPRLPIDFDPDMEFIGSANEDERRFPLLREVFEAFPNIPINIDIKINNDELIKQVSDLIIEFKREEYTVWGNFSDEITRKCYKMNPNVNLLFSMRRVTMLLFLMYTGLLPFVPLKETHLEIFLPSIYLRRKNRSNPTILSLEKLVVRTINVLLMRPCLFTHLRARGIHVYFWVLNKDEEFKKAFDLGATGVMTDYPTRLKLFLENYALE